TCAGCTCACAGAGTATCCTTGCGGGCGTGGCAGCTGTCACACACTCTGACCGGGTGGTCCCAGCCTCGGGAGGGCACAGGCTTGATGTGTGTGGAGCAGGGGCCGCACACGCCTTGTCCACACGCCCTGCAGTGGTGCTTGGACATCACTGCAGTGAAGGTTTTGGAGCACTGGTGGCACTGAGTGATGTCGTGGTCCGGCACCCAGTAGTCTGGCCGAGCCACGTCTTTCATAAAACCTGAAGGAATTCAAGATTTTCGGGATATGGTTTTAATGAGAGAATAAATATCCATATCTGAACAGACCATTCTGTGAAACTGCATAATATTATATACACTGGGGCTGATGTAAATCACTTTACTAGATACCAAGCTTCATTAATGTTTATGGTGTGAATCTCCAAACAGATATTAAATAACTCCTGAAGGATGGATAGCTTTAGACCATTAGATGTTTATTTATGCCAGACGTTCCTCGCAGGTGAGCCATCAAGTCAAAGTGGCCCAGTGGTTCAGTCCAGCCACCTCCCTTTGACAGACTTTAGAGTCAACTAACTTCGGGTTAGTTGCAACCCGGTTGTCATGTTCTATTCTCCCCTAAACAATGTTACAATTAGCGCGGcgattattttattgattaatctaatGACTAatttatcaattatttttaaactacagattaaaataaaaatgaatttagccaaaataaatatcaaaaacttgtctgattaatatttaatcattttattcaatcgttttctcttaaaaacaaacaaatataacaagATAATAAACCTTATTTGTCAGATGCCTGATCAGAAAAATACTGGATTGCTGTGACACATACCTGTAGATTAATTGAATCACTGTATGTCACAGCAACTCTTTCCCTGAACTGGAGAATCAGTATTTTTACATAAGTACTTGACTTAAAACTTACATCATTTACTCACTTACATATTTTTGTAATCAATAACGTTGATTACGTCGACAAACCACCCCGGCCCTAGTAGAAAATTACTTCCACTTATGTTTATCTAACAAATAAAAACTTGTGTTTTAATTTGTCAATTCCAGCCAGTGATTGCATCAGTGATACGGCCGGCCAAAGCACATTTCTGTACTGTAAAATTGGTAATTAGAATCATGTTCAATAAACATCTGATTGGTCATTTGACTTGGAGATAATGTGCAACCAGCTGCGCTGACAGagtgtgtagtagtagtagtaaaaatGCAGCTGTACTCACAGAGCGGGTAGTCCACAGCTGTGGTGACCATGTCCAGTGTAGACTGGGCCATCTCCGTCACTCTGCGAGCTATCAGACCGCGAGGCTCCACCTTACACACTACAGAAAAGAGGTGTGTATATGTGGGAGAGAAATACACAGACGTACATACACAAAAGCATCAATAGCAATATTTATATGTGAGCAGCTATCACAGATATACAATCAGCATTTAAATAcaagaaatctttttttctttcttttcccacTGAACAGtcttaacctcttccactccacCCCTCTTTACTATTGACCcgtttttgtcctttttaggggtgcacagggggtctttagagggagatagcaggtcaacagtagatgtcacatagaagtggtgtacttcctctgaaagctgggaatctgattaatttgagatgcagctcagcactgtgtgtcaagttgttctagtcatgaatcagaaattaaacaaatgattaattaattaaaattgtgAAAGAGAAACTGGCTACTtcggggactaacatcatcacacatgaatacaattgggctcattgggtccacaagagtctcagcttcacagtgagacacaatttatgcaattccaagactgtttatggaccccagtatgcagaaatattcaaatacactattttagaataggctaaaatgacacatttatactacatgCAAAAAACATCTGGggttttgcccaaaactgcatgtgattatcataaagtggggatgtctgtaaaggggagactcgtgggtacccatagaacccattttcattcacatatcttgaggtcagaggtcaagggacccctgtgaataCGGCAATTCCAGTTTTACCCTCgtcaaaatgtagcctaactgcATTATTTAGCATACTTCCCGACTgctggtatcaatggattccctTAGgtcgtctagtttcatatgataccagtaagtTACCcactagctctaaaactgagcctgctacagcctctgaaaaagAGTAAAGTTGGCCGAGGTTGCCAGCGTCCTCAAGGGATTTAAAAATTCAGAAATGTGACTATATGGCttcttaaatttttttatgctgtttgtaaattaattttacactaaagaaaattTTAAAAAGTTGGAAATCTAGGTGTAGTAAGGTCTGAAATTACAAATGAACAGGAAAAAGATGCTAGCAAATTAAATGCTTAATCTTGTTCTGTATTAATCCACATAATGTATAAAGATCTATCAATACCttttgctttattcaaatgaccTCTATGTAATTTAACACAAAGTTCACCAGTTGGTTGGAAGTGTCCTACCCTGGTTGTTGGTGTCAGCTGGCCCTCCCTGTCGGTAGCAGGCCTTACACACTCTGACTGGCCCGCTGCCCCAGCCTCGCTCCGGCACCGGCATCCTGTGGTTGGAGCAGGGGTGACAGAAACCCTCGCCACACGATCGGCAGTGGTGCTTCCTCTCCGCCTCCTCGAACACCTTCTGACAGTCATGACAGGCctgagggggagaggagggttCAGTGATGACAGGACAGACATGATGACATTATTATTGCAGGCATTGACTGAATTCAGTCAAGAGTTAAACAATGCAGCCTTGTGTATTATAATTGTAATTCTTGTCATTGGAATTGTTCTGCAGcgttttgttgtttgtctttaGCTCTTCATACTCACGGTGATCTCTGTGTTGGGTCTCCAGTATGGCGGCGCCACCTGGTCAGTGACCCAGGCAGCGACAGCCTTGGTGGGGCCGGTGCTGTACTCCGACACCGACTGGATCACGTAGTTCATCCCATCCAGGACCCTCTGGGCAGCGTTCTGGTGGTTGGTCAGAAAGGTGTCCGACTGAAAGAAGAAATAGGGATGAAAAATGCAGACAATTGAATAACAATatcatataatacaataaaatagataatgaaatagatcaattcaattcaattaaataatatatatatatatcattatatatatatatataagtaaagGAGATGGCGGTGGTAAACAGATTACGGTACAAAAATGAAATCCTACAGGTTGTCTCTTTAGTTCATTTGTTGTTCAGGAAGTGACATATTTAGCAGCCAACACATTCTTCCCCCCCAGAATGAGGGGtaatttctctctttctgtcagaCTTTAGAAATTGGGGCAATCCTTGTCGTATTTTGGGAAGAATGCCTCTCTGATGTtggttgaaatgtaccacttgCAGGATCTCAGTCTCTCTGGTGAAGCTAACTGTAAAACCAAACGTCCTGTAAGATGTcgacattttaatgttgcattAAGGGCAAATGTTATGCACGTTGCACAAGAATGAATTTAATGACCCTCCGAGACAAATCAAATGTCATGTAATCTCAGTTTCTAAATGTTCTGATGTGGCAACGAGTGATGCAAGATGAATATGAATAATCTCATCCATCTCAGTATTCAGGACTTTTGTACTGAAACTATTAACTGGAGTAAGAGAAGAAGGGTGGCGTACTCACCCCCTCCCAGACGTGCTTGACCTCAGATCGCACCACGCCGCTCTCAGGGTCCTGGTTCCCCATCCAGTACTGTCTGCTGCGGTAGATTACACCACAGCTAGCACACTCCAACACGTAGCTGAGAGGGAGGCGGAGAGACACCGTGAGATGATCGGATGACAGGCAGTGAAAAGgtgcgtatatgtgtgtgtttgtgtgtgtgtatttacgtACCCTGACCAGGCATACTTGGCCAGTCCAAACCATTGGTTGTCAGAAGAAGCTGATGTCTTGGGCAGGACGATCACCTCTCTGCCTCCTTCATAGCACCTCTGGAGACATGAGACACAGAcaataatatgaaaaatatataagaaaATGCGTAGCGTGTTATTGTGAACATTATAAACAGCTGAAACCACATAAACAACATCACATTTTGAACATCTAAACTAGCGGGCGAGACTGGTGTCAGGAGTCAGTCTTACCTTACAGATAAGGACCTTGTTGTTGAACTGGTGTGCATACTGGCACAGTCCATCTGCCATGTGGGGGACCCTGTCTCTCAGATGGTTCATTCCATTTTTACAGCGAATGCTGGAGACGAGACAGAAAAGCCAAAAGTTTCAGTCCAACATGACAGACGTCAGAGAGTCAGTGATGCGGGTAGCTTTTTGTAAAAGTCTGACAGTCCATTAATCCTGGACCGATCATTTCAGAACCAGCGTTGATGGATTTCTCCCTCTCTCGGCTTCCCATAaagaagaaacacaaagagTAGGGGACTCCCGTTTCTCATTTCCAAAAATATGGAAAACGCATCAAGTTTTATGTGTCCCACCGGGGAGACAGTTAACATCCACAAGAACAACAACAGATTTCTGCTTTAAGAGAATAAATTCCTATTCGGTGATTCAGCCAGAGGCAACTGAAcaatttctgtttgtgtgtctgtttatgtTTCCATCTGGCAATAAAAGACTTTAACTGCTGTGTGAAGACTCTGAAGAAGAGGACGATCCAAAAACTCAAGTGAAAAGAGGTACATTtagacaaacatttaaaaataaagatcCCCACCAGACATGATTTAAGACTTATAAACATACTCTGCTTTGTATGatgatttaaaaagttaaattaacTATAATTAAAGCACATCTACTACTCTACAGGACGATTCTAAAGACGGGAAGAAATGCTGTTCAACTGGGAATTGTATTTGCTGAAAGGAAGTAAAGGATCATTGTACAGATGTCTGAGGTCTGACCATGAGGAGCTGACTTCATTCACAACAGAGAGGGGGAGCTGCCACTGACGCCAGAGTGGAAAATGCTTTTAACCCAAATGGCTGTCTGACCTGTCTCCATGTCTTGAAGGCTGAATGAATGATACTATTCTTTGAGAAACAGAGTAATGGACAGTAGACTGCTGTGAGGTGGGGAGCAATAGAGAGTGATGTATCTCATTAAGCATCCAGCTATAAGAACTCTGGGAGTTGCAGTAGGGTTTGGTTATATGACGATATCAATCATCAAACCATATAAAACTGTCTATCGTTtatattatttctgtattgtttCTATCGTGATGTTGAAAAACTAGAAGAGAAACGGCGTTACGGCAATATTTAGGTCAGTTGGACGGCACTTTATGTTCTGATCCTTGCATGTGGGAGCGAAGCTTGAGCGAACAGCTGTTTTGCTAACATGGTGAGGTCACAACATGAGGAAACCGTCTCAGACTGCAGGCTATCTGTTGTCATTAACCTGCACTAcgttcctttttttcttcttcaacttAAACAAACAGTCTACGGTACACAAAAATGCGTTAacacaatgttttgtttgtggcCGCTTATGTAGGAACAGCATCTCTGTTGCACGATATACAACggataaataaaacaatctaTGGAGAAGCCGTGCACACCCCTAGATAACACAGATAATGAAATGTATAGATTGGTATGGATGTTTGACGCTatcacattattttatttaatgactTATGTGATAAAGCCATCCCTGACATTCTTGGTTATCTATAATAAAGCTTGACATAATATAGAAACTGTTTTTATTCCGAAgaatattagatttttttttttaaatcaagtacaaacaaaaacatttgagggaAAAATCAGTATGCACTGAACAAAGTGATGAGAGGTGTAATTTTGCACAGGTATAGAAGAATGACTGAATAAAATtgaagatttatttattttttgaccaGTGTTTCAGCCTAGGTAAAATGTCATCTCTAGAATGGAGAACAACTGGAGACAAAAAAgaaactgttcaaaatgtttgtAATGACTTACTTGCAGCTGAGGCAGACAGCGGAGCAGGTGAAGTACTCGTCTGGGAAGAAGGAGAAGGGGGTCAGCTTATCGTCTGACAGTTCCCCACAGAAACGCTCACCTAGGGCCTAAAGAAACGCGAAAAAGGAAGGCGAAGATTgaagggagagaggaaaagTGGACACAAAACAAGATAAGAGTCAAAATGGTCTTCATCTCTCTTGTTAAATGTCTCTAAAACTCTACTTGGTGTCTATTTAACACAGAAGGTAATAGTCCACCACTTACCTCCAGAGCGTGAAACACTATCGTGGGCTGGCGGGGGGAGCGTGTGTGAGTGTTCTTCACTTGCTGCCTGACGGCCTCCAGCAGCCTGTTGTAGTCAGTGGGGGGCGTGATGGTCTGGGTGCCAACGTACTGCACCGAGCTGAAGGCCTCCGTCCCCAAGTTCAGGTCGTGAAAACGCTTCTGGAGCAGCGTGTCGGCCTGGCCGGTCATCTTCGAATCTACAAGGGAAAGGAAGCAAAGACATTTTATCTGGACAGCAggaaccacagaagaagagattAAAACCCACAAAAATAAATCCTGTAAAAGGGCAAAGAATCATGCTTGAATGATTACACATGCATGCCATTTGGTATATTTCCTCCCCTACCATGACCGAGCAACTGGGTGTGCGTTGTCTCCTGGAAGACGATGACGGCGGGCCCGAGAGTAGAGAGGGGCACATCCAGACCACAGCGGCTCGAGAGGGCTCTGAGCTCCGGGGTGAAGTGCTTCAGGTAGGCCCCCGAGGCATTGCTCAGGAACTGGAACATGTCGTTGTGGAGGCGCTCTGCCCGTGTACGATAGACTACTATATCAGACACTGCCAATACCTGGAAGAGAAGGGAGTAGATATACATATAGAGAGCTAAGTAGCATCTATGACCTTTACCAAGAAAACAGGACACATGGAGAAATGGAACATAGATGTAAGTGTGCAAGGATTTGCTGATAAGTTACAGTTTGAGCATAAGGAGAGGTTGACAAGGAAGACAAGCCACATCTTTTGAACACAAaataggctcgttcgagatgagccaggcctgcgcaCAAATGATCACCGGTGATCAGAGCAaaatgcatgccggttagatgTGTgtccgacttgctctgacgtcatgcacacacGGGCAACGACAACATCACAAGATCAAGGCGaccgcagtttttagagccaggcaccgcagttgctctccactGACTGCAAGACCcggggcatgatgggaaacgcctggctgtcgcctgatcaaagagctgattggctcttagttttgacaacaccacgtgttgtagaaagtcctaactttctgtgtaattgtaatatttaatgcTAGATTGTAggctattagtctcatgttgtgcaattaaggtttcatctgttaattGTTTGAGGAAAAGAAACTACAGGGATACACTAATGTGTTGTCTAAAACACAGCTGGTAAGACCCAAAATACACATCACATCTGACTCTTTTACCAGAAATCTATATTTACAGGGACATATACttgatgtgtgtatatactCCTCTCCTGGAACCAGCTGTCCCAAAATATAATGCAATTCTGCCTTAATTTGCATACTGCATACGACATGCTACATTTAGGCCAAATTAGTACATACTGCTAGTATGCGATTTTGAATACAGCCATTGTCTCTCACCCtaacacactgtaaaatgtgtGCTGTGCAGACAAACTTCCATGCTATACATCAAGCTTTCAGTTAATTCCAACAAAACCAACCAGCGACAACTAAAATTACCTTTAGCAGCAGCCGCATCCTCTggttctgattggctgcggcCCCCAACAGGCCCTCAGTATCCAGGGAGACCAGGCTGAGTGTGGGGTCGTACGCTGCCCACACTCCCACTGTACAGGAGCTGGGGGACTTGGAGGTGTAAAACACACTCTCACCCCCGAACAGGATGTGGTTGAGGGTGTGGGACTTGCCATCGCCGGTGTTGCCAAAGATGGAGAGGACCTTGACTCCTGCCACGTCCCCACAGCCGAGTCTGTCCACAAACTCAGTCTCATCGCGGACctgggagggagaggaagcagAACACAATGCGGAGAGCCATTTATGGATAGAGGATGGATTGCTGTGCTGTCTTAACATGATATCATTGGCTCCCCTGCTGACTTCATTGAATCAGGGGAAAAGCTTATTGAATTTGCGTGACCAATAAATTCAGTCTTGGATGACAAGGAGCCTTAACACACAACAACATAGAGAACTGGGTTATCTGCTGGGCCTTTAGCTCTCTTAGGACAAACACTAAGGACAAAATAGGCTGTGCATACATCCCAGACTATATGGATATGTATAAAAATCATCATTATGTGTTAGGTGGCACAGACCGCAAAAGGGGAGGAGCAACAATTAGTGAGGGTTGCCGATATAGGGCTACCTGCAGGAGGAACTCTGGTTGTGACATTGATTCAGGCTGGTGGAGGGAGGCAGGTGCGCAGCTCATTCTATGTGGCGtgcagagaagatgagaggCCAGGAACAACTGGTAGGCCTAAGAcgggtgtctgtgtgttttgttttatgctgtcaggtttgaatgtgtgtgacatttattgtgtttgtgtattgcAGACCCTGCTTCCCTGCTGTGTTGAAGGCGGCTGGTAGaaaatttcaatattttaaagtTTAGATATGtagtgttttaacatttaatcggTTAATGTTTGTAATTAAGTGTTTTTAAGATTGTTAATATTTGTTTCTCTGCAGAGCATCAGTCGGCCGTGGGACTATTTTTGTTGTTTGCGTTTGTTTTTTGGGGGTGTTATTTCCAGTCTAGTCTAGTTCTGCCTGACAAGTGAGCCGGTAGCGGTGAAAAAGATATGGGCCTTGCCCTTGGGGCGAACTAGTCTCCTCttgttctttttgttgtttgttttgttctgtttgtcGATCTGCCTGCCTGCCCCACTGTGTATAATCTAACTCAGGGTGAATCCCAGTCAGATAGCCAGGGTAGGCTTAAGGTGTGCTGTGGTTGTTAATCGTTTGCAGTGAAATTAATCACGTGTGACTGTGTTAATTCATTTAGCGTGTAAGATGTATTGATTGCAGTGTGTACTGGTGTGGAACTCAGCACCTTGTCCTGTTAGTACAGCTGGGGGTTAAACAGTGAGTGGGAGAATATGAACTGTAAAGCTACATTTCTGTAATAAAAACGTTCTACTTTTTAAAGTTACCTCGTTGATTGTCATTCCTTATGCTCATAAATTACACACTAAGGACAAAACTGGTTgtgctgccttgccttgcctatgtacataatattcacatttattgtAATCACACTCACTAATTATGCTAACATTTTAATTATGCTTCTAATTAGGCTGAAACAGGAAGAATAAGATGCTGCATCAACAAATATGTATTGCGCgggtaaagcaaaaaaaaaacattttaaaatgttcaatcatactggctccctgtctctcagagaatttatttcaaaacactcctgctggtttacaaagcactaaatggtttagggccaaaatacatttctgaacttctgctatgttatgaaccgtccagacctctcaggtcatctggatcaggtctgcttctgctaactaaacatgcagaagcagcgttcagtaatgatcttatactgcactagagcttttactcttgtgtgttatattctatttcagcttctatcctagctttcatttttagcttgtttttattttctaatctttaatgtttttataactgttttaattatgtcttaatgctGTTTTGCCATTTGtctcaatgttcttgaatgtttatgtaaagcactttgaattgccctgttgctgaaatgtgctctacaaataaagctgccttgccttgcctaataAAAGCTTTCTGCTCTTTAAAAGTTACACACTAGGGACACAACTGGTTGTGCATACATCCCAGACTGTATGGATATGtataataatcatcattatcaccaccTGCACTTTGTACTGTTGTAACAAcaatacaagaagaagaaggagcctCCCTGCGGGTCAGCTGTGCTGTGTGACTCACCAGGGACTTTCCCAATTAGAAACCCTTTTGCTCCCTCAGTAGTAGTTAGTGTCTCTGATGTATCATGAGCCCTTGTTAGCTAAAACATTACTAAGCTATATACTAACGTGATGGGTAAAAGCTATTTACTATtaaattaagataagataagataagatatgatggacctttattaatccccggagggaaattcaggtgttaaagcagcaacatcaacaaacatcagcaaacagagtgaaacacaggagaggtaaaggtatacaaaaattataaaaacaataatagagatataaaagatacagagtgaatgggtgaacagagtgtgtacagtccgtcaataaataaatgtagtatgcacaataaataaatgtaatatgtacaataaatacatgttatatgtacaataaataaatgtagtatgtacaataaataaatgtaatatgtgcaataaataaatgtaatatgtgcaataaataaatgtaatatgtgcaataaataaatgtaatatgtacaataaataaatgtaatatctgcaataaataaatgtagtatgtacaataaataaatgtaatatgtacaataaataaatttaatatctgcaataaataaatgtaatatgtacaataaataaatgtaatatctgcaataaataaatgtaatatgtacaataaataaatgtagtatgtacaataaataaatgtaatatctgcaataaataaatgtagtatgtacaataaataaatgtaatatgtgcaataaataaatgtaatatgtgcaataaataaatgtaatatgtacaataaatacatgtaatatgtacaataaataaatgtagtatgtacaataaataaatgtaatatctgcaataaataaatgtagtatgtacaataaataaatgtaatatgtgcaataaataaatgtaataaataaatgtaatatgtacagtaaataaatgtagtatgtacagtaaataaatgtaatatgtgcaataaataaatgtaatatgtgcaataaataaatgtaatatgtacaataaataaatacatgtag
The Sebastes fasciatus isolate fSebFas1 chromosome 7, fSebFas1.pri, whole genome shotgun sequence genome window above contains:
- the LOC141771266 gene encoding zinc finger FYVE domain-containing protein 1 — translated: MSDILMKEMESISIQAKEEESQDGSRSFLLVDEQENLKVRDETEFVDRLGCGDVAGVKVLSIFGNTGDGKSHTLNHILFGGESVFYTSKSPSSCTVGVWAAYDPTLSLVSLDTEGLLGAAANQNQRMRLLLKVLAVSDIVVYRTRAERLHNDMFQFLSNASGAYLKHFTPELRALSSRCGLDVPLSTLGPAVIVFQETTHTQLLGHDSKMTGQADTLLQKRFHDLNLGTEAFSSVQYVGTQTITPPTDYNRLLEAVRQQVKNTHTRSPRQPTIVFHALEALGERFCGELSDDKLTPFSFFPDEYFTCSAVCLSCNIRCKNGMNHLRDRVPHMADGLCQYAHQFNNKVLICKRCYEGGREVIVLPKTSASSDNQWFGLAKYAWSGYVLECASCGVIYRSRQYWMGNQDPESGVVRSEVKHVWEGSDTFLTNHQNAAQRVLDGMNYVIQSVSEYSTGPTKAVAAWVTDQVAPPYWRPNTEITACHDCQKVFEEAERKHHCRSCGEGFCHPCSNHRMPVPERGWGSGPVRVCKACYRQGGPADTNNQVCKVEPRGLIARRVTEMAQSTLDMVTTAVDYPLCFMKDVARPDYWVPDHDITQCHQCSKTFTAVMSKHHCRACGQGVCGPCSTHIKPVPSRGWDHPVRVCDSCHARKDTL